In the genome of Anaerolineaceae bacterium oral taxon 439, the window AAAGCAGGTTTTCGTCAGCGATACCATTTGACAAAGGATTGAAAAAAAAGAAAGACATGAAAAAAAAGCATGAAGAAAAAATAGAGAAGGAACCGGAAGAGCTCCCGGAAGCGCCGGGTTTGGAGGAAGAAAGCTCGGGGGAATCCGACGTCGAATTGGTCGATCTCGTCGCGGAGTTAGCGAAAGCGCGCGAGGAAGCGGAAACGCTCAGGAACGCGCTGACGCGCGAGCGGGCGGATTTCACGAACTACCGGCGTCTCGTCGAGAATGAAAAGAACTCCGCGGGGAATGAATACCGGATCAGTATGCTCCAGAAAATTCTTCCGATCCTGGACGATCTCGAATTGGCGATCCGGAATCGCGTTCAGGACGGCGCTGAGCCGGATACCTGGGCCGAGGGGATCGAGATGATCGCGCGAAAGTATCGTGCGCTCGTCGAAGCGGAAGGGGTTAAACCCTCCGCGGCGGTCGGGGAACCGTTCGATCCCAGATTTCATCAGGCGATTTCGCAGGAAGAAAACCCTGACGTTGAGTCGGGAACGATTTTAGAAGTGTTAAGCAGCGGTTATATTTTAGGCGACCGGGCGCTGAAAACGGCGTTAGTCCGGGTCGCAGCATAGGAGAAATGAAAGAATATGTCAAAGATTATCGGTATTGATTTAGGGACTACAAACTCTGTTATGGCGGTTATCGTCGGCGGCGAATCGACCGTTATTCCGACTTCGGAAGGGGAGCGGACCTGCCCGTCCGTCGTCGCGGTCAACAAGAATGGTGAGCGGCTCGTCGGGCGTGTCGCCCGGAACCAGGCGATTACCAATCCGGAAAACACGATCTTCTCGATCAAGCGTTTCATGGGGCGGAAATTCGACGATCCGGAAGTCCAGCGCGACCTGAGCCGGATTCCGTATAAAGTTACGAAAGCGCCGAACGGCGACGTCCGCGTTATCCTTGGCGGGAAAGAATATTCAGCTCCGGAAATTTCCGCGATGATTCTGGCGAAGATGAAGACGGACGCGGAAGCGTATCTTGGCGAAAAGATCACGCAGGCGGTTATTACCGTCCCCGCGTATTTCAACGACAGCCAGCGAAACGCGACCAAAGACGCCGGAAAGATCGCCGGAATGGAAGTTTCGCGGATTATTAACGAACCGACCGCCTCGTCGTTAGCTTACGGACTGAATAAGAAAACCAATGAATCGATCGCCGTGTACGACCTGGGCGGCGGCACGTTCGACGTTTCGATCCTTGACGTCGGCGACGGCGTCTTCCAGGTCCGTTCAACCTCCGGCGATACCCATCTGGGTGGCGACGATTTTGACCAGCGCGTTATGGATTACCTGATCGACGAGTTCAGGAAGAGCAACGGAATCGACCTGCGAAACGATCGTCAGGCGCTTCAGCGGCTTAAGGAAGCGGCTGAAAAAGCGAAAATCGAGCTGTCCTCGACGATGCAGACGGAAGTGAACCTGCCGTATATTACCGCGGACGCGTCCGGCCCGAAGCACCTGCTCCTGACGCTGACCCGCTCCAAGCTGGAACAGCTGACCGCTGACCTGATCGATCGGTCGTTAGGCCCGGTCCGCAAAGCGTTGAGCGACGCCGACTTGAAGCCCGCGGATATTAACGAGGTCGTTCTCGTCGGCGGAATGACGCGGATGCCGGCCGTTCAGGAAGCGGTCCGCAAAGAATTCGGGAAAGATCCGAATAAGGGCGTCAATCCGGACGAGGTCGTCGCGATCGGCGCCGCGATTCAGGCCGGCGTTCTCGATAACGTGGTGAACGATATCCTGCTTCTCGACGTGACGCCGCTGACGCTCTCGGTCGAAACGATGGGCGGCGTCGCGACGCCGATGATCGAGCGGAATACGACGATCCCGGCGAAGAAGACGCAGGTGTACTCGACGGCGGCGGACAGCCAGACGTCGGTCGATATCCATATCGTTCAGGGCGAACGGCCGATGGCCGCGGACAACAAGAGCCTGGGGCAGTTCCGTCTCGACGGGATCCCGGCGGCTCCCCGCGGCGTTCCGCAGATCGAAGTCACGTTCGATATCGACGCGAACGGCATCCTGAAAGTCTCGGCGATCGATAAGGCCAGCGGCAACAGCCAGAATATTACGATTACCGCCTCGTCCGGCCTGTCGGAATCGGAGGTCGAGCGCATGCGCAAGGAGGCGGAAGCGCACGCCGAGGAAGATAAGAAGCGCAAGGAAGGGATCGAGATTCATAATCAGGCCGACAACATGGTTTACACGGCTGAGAAACTGCTGAACGAGAACGGCGATAAGATTCCGGACGCGATGAAGGACGAGCTGAAGACGAAGATCGAGGCGGTCAAATCGACGCTGAACGGGACTGATTATGACGCGATGAAAGCCAGGTCGGAAGAACTGAACCAGGCGGTTCAGAAAATCGGCGCGAGCATGTACCAGCAGCAGCCAGGCCCGGACGCTGCCGGCGGCGCTGGCTCGAATCCGGAAAGCGGACCGTCTGCGTCGGGTGGCGACGACGTTGTCGACGGTGAGTTTCATAGCATGTAATCACGCTTAGCGCGTGAAAAAGATTTCGCGCCGATAACTGCCTCTATAATCAGGTGGTTATCGGCTGCGAATTTTATTATTTAACCAGAGCGAAGGAGATTACGGACCACGGGCATTATGGCGGAGGAACGCGATTATTACGAAATTTTAGGAGTTGGGCGGAGCGCGTCGGCGGACGAAATCAGGAACGCATTCCGCGTCAACGCACGGAAGTATCATCCGGATATCAACAAGGATCCGGACGCGGAAGATAAGTTCAAGGAAATTAACGAAGCGTATCAGGTTCTCTCCGATCCGGATAAACGCGCTGCGTACGATCGTTTCGGAAAAGCGGGTGTCGGCGGGGCGTCCGGCCCGTTCGATTATCAGGCGGTTGATTTCTCCGATATTTTCGGCGATCTCTTCGGCTTCGGCGGGGCTTCCTCTCGGCAGCGGAACAGCCCGCGGCGCGGCGCGGATATTGGGCACCGCGTTACAATCGAATTTCTGGAAGCCTGCTTTGGGGTCAGCAAGGAAATCTCCTTTACCCGCGACGAATCCTGCGATCATTGTCATGGGAACGGGGCGGAACCGGGAACGAAAGTCGTCCGCTGTGCGAGCTGCGGAGGGACGGGCGAGGTTAAAACGATGCGCAATACCATGTTCGGCCAGATGGTCCAGGTTCAGACCTGTCCGAGCTGCGGCGGGCGCGGCGAAACGATTCAAACGCCTTGCGCGGTTTGCGGCGGTCGGAAAACCGTCCGGAAGACGGTCCGGCGCATGCTGACGATACCGGCGGGCGTCGATAACGGAACGCGGATCCGCCTTTCCGGCGAGGGCCAGCCGGGGCTGAACGGAGGGCCGAAGGGCGACCTCTACGTCGAAATCTCCGTCCGGGCGCATGAAATTTTTCGCCGGGACGACGACGATATCGTAATGGGGCTGAACCTCAACGTCGCGCAGGCGACGTTAGGCGACGAAATCGAAATTCCAACGATTCATGGCATGGAGAAAATCGTCATCCCCGCCGGAACGCAGCCGGGAAAGGTCATCACGCTCAAGCGGAAGGGCGTCCCGAAGCTTCAGCGGAAGGACGAATTTGGCGACCAGCGGATCACGGTTACCGTCGTGATTCCACGCGAGCTGACCGAGGATCAGCGCGAGCTGATGGAAGCGTTCGGAAAGACGCTCGGGAGCGAAATTCAGCCGCAGGACCGCGGTTTCTGGGATAAGATTAAGGATAAATTCAATGGATAATCAAGTCTGGGTCGAGGTGTCGGTCGTCGTCAGTCCGGAATCCGCCGAATCGGTTTCCGAACTCTTTTCGCGCTATACCGATTCCGTCGTCGTTGAACAGGGCGTCGAGTTTCGCGGTCCTGACGACCGCGGGACGCCGTACGGCCCCTGTCGGGTCTGCGCTTTTCTGGACCTGGACGACCGGCTCGAAACGACGAAGCGGAAAATCAGCGAAGGCTTATGGTACCTGTCGCGGATTCGTTCGGATATTCCCGAACCGACGTTCAGAACGATCGAGGATCAGAACTGGATGGAATCCTGGAAGCAGTTTTATCATCCGGTTTTCGTCGGCGAAAAGATCCAGGTCCTGCCGGCCTGGATCGAAAATCAGCATCCGGAGAAGCTGGCGATCCGGATCGAACCGACGATGGCCTTCGGGACGGGGACGCATCCGACGACCCAGCTCAGCCTGATGCTGACCGAGCTGTACGTCCGGCCGGGCGAGCCGTTTATCGACGTGGGGTCGGGATCGGGGATCCTCTCGATCGCGGCGATTCTTCTCGGCGCGAGGGAAGCGCTCGGGATCGATATTGACGAAGAGTCGATGCGTTCCGGGCGGGAAAACGCTGAACGGAACGGCGTCGCCGATCGGATTACGTTTACGAGGCGGACGATCCCGGAGCTCATGGCGGACGGCGAGGCGCTGAACGAAGCGCCAGTCGTGATCGCGAATATCCTGACGCCGATCCTGGAAGCGCTCTTCGACGTCGGGATGGCGGATCTTGTCGCGCCGGGCGGGGTCCTCCTGCTGAGCGGGATTTTAACGGATCAGGACGAGCGTATCCGCCGCGCCGCGGAAGGGCGGGGGCTGACTTTTGAGAAGCGCCTGCTGATTGAGGACTGGGCCGGATACGCGTTTCGGAAAGCGAGGTAAAAGGAAAACGATGAAAAACAGCGTTATCTTAGTTACGCGGTATGGAATGGGCGACGCTCCCGAGGAACTGCGGCTGAAATTGATCGGGTCGTATTTGTCGCTGATGAACAGTACGGATACGCTCCTTCCGAACGCGATCTGCTTTTACGCTGACGGGGTTAAATTAGCCGTCGAGGGATCGCCGGCGCTTGAATCGCTTCGGGCGCTTGAAGCCAGGGGCGTCCGCCTGATATTATGAGGGACGTGCCTGAATTGGTTCGGGCTGACGGACCGGCTGCGCGTCGGGATTGTTGGCGGGATGACCGATATTATCGAAGCGCAGCGGCTCGCGGATAAGGTGATTACGCTCTGAACCGCGGAGGAGAAACGATGGAAACCTTATGGGCGCCCTGGCGGAGCGCGTATCTTAATGAAAGTATGGAAAAAGAAGCGAAGAAAATCGTCAGCGGCTGCGTATTCTGCGAAGCGCTGGCGCAGCCCGACGATCGGGCGCGGTACATCGTGTATCGCGGCGCCGGGGCGTTCGTTATCCTGAATCTCTATCCGTATAATAACGGGCATATGCTGATCATTCCGAACGTGCATGTGGACCGGCTCGATCTCGTCCCGGCGGAAACGCGCGCTGAGGTGATGGAGCTGATCAACAGGGCTCAGCTCGTTCTTCAGCGCGTCTACCAGCCGCATGGGATCAATATCGGCAACAATACGGGACAGGCGGCCGGGGCGGGGATCGCTGATCATCTGCATTTTCACGTGCTGCCGCGCTGGACGGCGGACGCGAACTTCCTGACGACGGTCGCGAATTCGCGCGTTATTCCTGAATCGCTGGACAGGAGCTGGGAGCGGATTCGCGAGGCCTGGGAAAAAGCGGCGTAGCTTTTCGCGCGGAGTATGGTAAACTATCCATAAGGCGTTAGCTGTTCCTTTTTTAGCGGATGATCAGGATTCGATCGAACGTTCTGTTGAGTATTTCTGTGTTCGACTGTCCCGAATTATCAGGCTCATTACCAAATCTTTCAAAATTGAATAGGAGGAATTTAGCCATGGACTACGCAATGGTCAATAAGTTGGAGAAAGCGAAGGCATACGCAAAGGACCGCGGTCGGTTCACGATTGATAAATTCGAAGCGTCCGTTCAAGGCTCGAACGGGGCGCATCAGGTTGCGTATGATAACGGGGCGTGGAGCTGCGATTGCGGTTTCTTTCAGACGCGCGGCCGGTGCAGCCATACGATGGCGTTGGAAATTCTGTTAGAGGACATGGTTCAAATCGCTTTCGACGAACCGGAAAAATAAAGTTGAGATTTTTTTGCTGATCTGAAAACACGCGGTCAAACGGAATCCTGATTGCGTGTTTTTATAATGAGACGTCGTTATTCCTAAAGGAGGATTGAGACGAATGGGCGTTAAGCTTACTGTATACGGTTCGCCGCTGTGCGGGGACTGCGTCGAGACCGAGCGCGTTTTTCAGGAACGCGGGATTGAATATGAGTTTGTGAATATTACCGAATCGATAGCGAATTTGAGAGCTTTTTTAGCCTTTCGCGATCAGGATGAACGCTTTGCCGATATCCGCGGGTTGGGGCGGGTCGGGATCCCATTTTTCGTTTTTTCGCACGGCGCGCGGACGTTTGACCGCGAAGCGGCGGTCGACGAATATATCGCAACGCGCTGAGGCTTTCCAATTTTCGATCGATCGTTTTTCTATCAGGGGCTAAATCGAACGGATCCTTTTTTCGATGATTGCCGCTGATTCTTCGACGCGCCGCTGGTCTTCCGCGCTGAAGCGGTTCAGCGTCGGACTATCCAGATCGAGGACGGCGAAGGGAACGCCGTCCTCGTCGCGGAGCGGTACGACCAGCTCCGAATTCGACGCCCCGTCGCAGGCGATATGCCCTGCGAATTCATGGACGTTTCCGACGCGGACGCTTTCGTTCCGGGCGAACGCAGTTCCGCAGACGCCGCGTCCGACCGCGATTCGCGTGCAGGCCGGTTTCCCCTGGAACGGGCCGACGACGAGCGCGTCTTTCTCCGCGCGGAACAGGTAAAAGCCGCACCAGTTCAGGTCGTCCAGCTCCTGATAGAGAAAGGCGGCCGCGTTCGCGAGCGTCGCGATCGGGTCGTCCTCGCCGTTTAGCAGGGCGGATAATCGTTTAGCTTGATTCATATCGGTTTCCTCCAGCTTCAGCATTTCAATTCAGCGCCGCGAAATCGTCGTTCTCGTCAAAAAGAGGGATCCCGGCGCAGCGGAGCCATTCCGCGGTGATTCCGTCGCCGTCGCGTAGCCTGCCGCTGAACGTTCCGTCGTAGATTCGTCCAACGCCGCAGGAAGGGCTCCTGCTTTTCAGGATCGCCGCGGCGACGTTCCGTTCGCGCGCGACCGCCAGCGTTCGTTCCGCGCCGAGACGGAAAGCGGCGCTGACGTCGGTTCCGTCCGAGCGAACGACGCGAAGCCCGCGCCGTTCCGCCGGAAGCCGCGGGGTCGTCAACCCGCCGAGGACTTCCGGACAGACAGGGACCAGCTCGAACCGCTTTCCGAGCGCCTGTACGGCGGGCGATTCGCTCGCCCGCCCGTCGTAGCGGCAGCGTTCTCCCAGGAGGCAGGCGCTGACAAGCAGCGCCGCTTTTTTCGCCATCACGGCATGACGCAGTACTGCGCCCAGTAGGCTTCCATCCGCGCCCGGATCCCGTCGTCGATATAAACCTTCCCGTCCAGCTCGCGGTTATATAGAACGTCGAGAATCTCGCGGATCGTTACGATCGGAAAGACCGGAAGATGAAAGTCTCTGCGAATTTCTTCGATCGCCGTCAGCTCTCCCTGCCCGCGTTCCATGCGGTCGACGCTGACGAAAACGCCTTTAACCGGCGCGTTCAGCGTCTTGAAAATGGGCATGACCTGGCGGATCGCCGTCCCGGCCGTAATTACGTCTTCGATAATCACGACTTCGTCGTCCGGTCCGGGTTTATAGCCGACGAGCGAGCCGCCCTCGCCATGATCCTTTTCTTCCTTCCGATCGAAGCAGTAGTGCAGCGAGGTCTGGTAGCGGTTCTGGAGCGCGATCGCGGTTCCGACCGCCAGCGGGATTCCCTTATACGCCGGACCGAATAAGCAGTTGATTTTATCGCTGAGTTCCCCGCTTGCCTGCCGGGCCCTGAGCGCCCCGGCGTAGTAGCCGCCGAGCGCGGCGGCCTGCGCGCCGGTATGATATTTCCCGGTGTTGATAAAGTAGGGCGTTTTCCTGCCGCTTTTGGTCACGAAGTCGCCGAAGGCCAGCGCGCCCGATCGGACCATGAATTCAATGAATTCTATTTTATATGGCTGAATCGTCATTTTTCAAGTCTCTCCTTCTAAGCCGGTTCGACCAGCGAATTTTTCAGTTCGCGAACCGACGCTGCGCCGATTTTCCGCATGACCGTTCGCAGCTCTCCTAAAATCCGAATCGGGGCGTCCGGCGTCAGCAGCGCGGCGGTCCCGACCGCGACCGCGTCGGCGCCGGCGAGGATGAGCTCGGCGGCGTCTTCTCCGTTCATGACCCCGCCCATCCCGACGATCGGGAGCGGGACCGCGCGGCGGACCTCGTAAACCATGCGGACGGCGATCGGATGAATCCCTGGTCCGGAGAGTCCGCCGGTTTTATTCGCCAGAACGACCTTCCGACGGTACACGTCGATTTTCATTCCCAGAAGCGTATTGATCAGCGACAGCGCGTCTGCGCCTGCGTCGGCCGCGGCTTTCGCCATGTCGCAGATTTGGGTGACGTTCGGGCTGAGCTTCACGATCAGCGGTTTTTTCGCCGCTTTTCGGACGGCGGCGGTCGTCGCGTAAACGCCTTCGACCGTCGTCCCGAACGCGATTCCGCCTTCCTTAACGTTGGGACAGGAGATATTCA includes:
- a CDS encoding orotate phosphoribosyltransferase, which translates into the protein MTIQPYKIEFIEFMVRSGALAFGDFVTKSGRKTPYFINTGKYHTGAQAAALGGYYAGALRARQASGELSDKINCLFGPAYKGIPLAVGTAIALQNRYQTSLHYCFDRKEEKDHGEGGSLVGYKPGPDDEVVIIEDVITAGTAIRQVMPIFKTLNAPVKGVFVSVDRMERGQGELTAIEEIRRDFHLPVFPIVTIREILDVLYNRELDGKVYIDDGIRARMEAYWAQYCVMP
- a CDS encoding molecular chaperone DnaJ yields the protein MAEERDYYEILGVGRSASADEIRNAFRVNARKYHPDINKDPDAEDKFKEINEAYQVLSDPDKRAAYDRFGKAGVGGASGPFDYQAVDFSDIFGDLFGFGGASSRQRNSPRRGADIGHRVTIEFLEACFGVSKEISFTRDESCDHCHGNGAEPGTKVVRCASCGGTGEVKTMRNTMFGQMVQVQTCPSCGGRGETIQTPCAVCGGRKTVRKTVRRMLTIPAGVDNGTRIRLSGEGQPGLNGGPKGDLYVEISVRAHEIFRRDDDDIVMGLNLNVAQATLGDEIEIPTIHGMEKIVIPAGTQPGKVITLKRKGVPKLQRKDEFGDQRITVTVVIPRELTEDQRELMEAFGKTLGSEIQPQDRGFWDKIKDKFNG
- a CDS encoding purine-nucleoside phosphorylase, which gives rise to MAKKAALLVSACLLGERCRYDGRASESPAVQALGKRFELVPVCPEVLGGLTTPRLPAERRGLRVVRSDGTDVSAAFRLGAERTLAVARERNVAAAILKSRSPSCGVGRIYDGTFSGRLRDGDGITAEWLRCAGIPLFDENDDFAALN
- a CDS encoding dihydroorotate dehydrogenase B catalytic subunit — translated: MDLSVEIAGVRWKNPITTASGTFTLNARACYDIGRLGAVTTKGIATVPWPGNKTPRIAETYGGMLNAVGLQNVGMEAWIRDELPALRSVPGLPIIANIVGKTVEEYAAVAARLSETDVDMIELNISCPNVKEGGIAFGTTVEGVYATTAAVRKAAKKPLIVKLSPNVTQICDMAKAAADAGADALSLINTLLGMKIDVYRRKVVLANKTGGLSGPGIHPIAVRMVYEVRRAVPLPIVGMGGVMNGEDAAELILAGADAVAVGTAALLTPDAPIRILGELRTVMRKIGAASVRELKNSLVEPA
- a CDS encoding nucleotide exchange factor GrpE gives rise to the protein MKKKHEEKIEKEPEELPEAPGLEEESSGESDVELVDLVAELAKAREEAETLRNALTRERADFTNYRRLVENEKNSAGNEYRISMLQKILPILDDLELAIRNRVQDGAEPDTWAEGIEMIARKYRALVEAEGVKPSAAVGEPFDPRFHQAISQEENPDVESGTILEVLSSGYILGDRALKTALVRVAA
- a CDS encoding molecular chaperone DnaK; the protein is MSKIIGIDLGTTNSVMAVIVGGESTVIPTSEGERTCPSVVAVNKNGERLVGRVARNQAITNPENTIFSIKRFMGRKFDDPEVQRDLSRIPYKVTKAPNGDVRVILGGKEYSAPEISAMILAKMKTDAEAYLGEKITQAVITVPAYFNDSQRNATKDAGKIAGMEVSRIINEPTASSLAYGLNKKTNESIAVYDLGGGTFDVSILDVGDGVFQVRSTSGDTHLGGDDFDQRVMDYLIDEFRKSNGIDLRNDRQALQRLKEAAEKAKIELSSTMQTEVNLPYITADASGPKHLLLTLTRSKLEQLTADLIDRSLGPVRKALSDADLKPADINEVVLVGGMTRMPAVQEAVRKEFGKDPNKGVNPDEVVAIGAAIQAGVLDNVVNDILLLDVTPLTLSVETMGGVATPMIERNTTIPAKKTQVYSTAADSQTSVDIHIVQGERPMAADNKSLGQFRLDGIPAAPRGVPQIEVTFDIDANGILKVSAIDKASGNSQNITITASSGLSESEVERMRKEAEAHAEEDKKRKEGIEIHNQADNMVYTAEKLLNENGDKIPDAMKDELKTKIEAVKSTLNGTDYDAMKARSEELNQAVQKIGASMYQQQPGPDAAGGAGSNPESGPSASGGDDVVDGEFHSM